In Lactobacillus sp. PV012, one genomic interval encodes:
- the pnuC gene encoding nicotinamide riboside transporter PnuC, which translates to MENLTSIKGSKSTKKDNYFVWLFKQLQGWPIQNYMLWFFAFGFQLAILIEGKITLISIVTFFGTLLGTLCVLAINATKAINGWLGLVSAACFIYVGLIAKNYLSIFEQIAYILTLDLPILLAVNSWNDDTKNHLRKFCTKEWIIAILGTLAVYAISGFLIGKFTNDPRPWIDALSFSISLTAGIMCFLRYNNQYFWWTASGVFQLILWAITYAQGDASLAMAVNSLIYIVNDVLAFTVSPWFNRGRKREGLRILND; encoded by the coding sequence ATGGAAAATTTAACATCAATTAAAGGTTCAAAGTCTACCAAAAAAGACAATTATTTTGTATGGTTGTTTAAGCAACTTCAGGGGTGGCCTATCCAAAACTATATGCTTTGGTTTTTTGCTTTTGGTTTCCAATTAGCAATTTTGATTGAAGGAAAGATTACGCTTATTTCAATCGTAACCTTTTTTGGAACTTTGCTAGGGACACTTTGTGTTTTAGCAATTAATGCTACTAAGGCAATTAATGGCTGGTTAGGGTTAGTTTCAGCAGCTTGTTTTATTTATGTAGGATTAATTGCCAAAAATTACTTATCAATTTTTGAACAAATTGCTTATATTTTGACTTTAGACTTACCAATTTTATTGGCAGTAAATTCTTGGAATGATGATACAAAAAATCATTTGCGTAAATTTTGTACTAAAGAATGGATTATTGCAATTTTAGGTACTCTTGCTGTTTATGCAATTTCTGGCTTTTTAATTGGAAAGTTTACTAATGATCCTCGTCCTTGGATTGATGCTTTAAGTTTTTCAATTTCTCTTACTGCAGGAATTATGTGCTTCTTGCGTTATAATAATCAATACTTCTGGTGGACTGCAAGTGGGGTCTTCCAATTGATTCTTTGGGCAATTACTTATGCACAAGGGGATGCAAGTTTGGCAATGGCAGTAAATAGTTTAATTTATATTGTAAATGATGTATTAGCCTTTACTGTATCACCATGGTTTAATCGTGGACGTAAACGTGAAGGATTAAGAATATTAAATGATTAA